The DNA sequence ATTGACAATGTGCGCATCGAAGGGGAGGTTTTGATCGACGGCCGCGACATTTATCATTCCCGGATCAACCTGGATGACCATCGCAAAAAGATCGGAATGGTCTTCCAGAAACCAAACCCTTTTCCTAAAAGCATCTTTGAGAATGTGGCCTACGGCCTGCGCATAAACGGGGTGAAACACAAGAAATTCATTGTTGAAACGGTAGAGCGTTCGCTCCGGCAGGCGGCATTATGGGACGAGGTGAAGGATAATCTAAACAAGTCGGCCCTGGCGCTGTCCGGGGGGCAACAGCAGCGGCTGTGCATTGCCCGGGCGCTTGCCGTGGAGCCTTCGGTAGTATTGATGGATGAGCCTGCTTCTGCCCTCGATCCTATTTCAACCTCAAAGATCGAAGAATTGGTGCATGCGCTGAAAAGCAAATACACGATCGTGATTGTTACTCATAATATGCAGCAGGCCGCCCGCATCAGTGATAAAACGGCGTTTTTTTATATCGGGGAACTGATTGAATATGACGATACCAGCAAGATATTCACCAACCCCAGCCATGAAAAAACCCAAAACTATGTAACCGGCCGCTTCGGCTGATAATACAGATTGTTATGAAACATCTTGAAGAAGATCTTCAGCGGCTGAAATCCAATATGGTTGACATGTCCAACCTGGTGATCAGCCAGATACACAAAGGCATCACCGCGCTTATCAACAACGACAAGGCGATGGCCCGCGAGGTGATTTTCAATGAAAAGCGCGTAAATGCCTACGAACTGAGAATCGACAAAGACTGTGAGAATATAATTACCCTCCAGAACCCCATGGCGCATGATATGCGTTTCGTGTTTGCGACGCTCAAGATCAACTCGAACATGGAACGGATAGGCGACAATGCCGAAGGTATTGCCAAATACGCCATGGACGTTGAAAAAGACCTGGACAATGCCCTTATAGAAAAAACACGCCTGCTGGAAATGACCGACACGGTAAAGCTAATGATCGCTAACGCGGCCGAAGCTTACCTGAACAATAACGGGAACCTTGGACGTGCCATCTTTAACCAGGATATGATCCTGGACGAGATCAACGCACAGGCCACCGGTATCATCGCCGATTACGTAAAACATAACCCGGACAATATTATCCAGGCCCTTTATCTCTTGTCCATTATCAGAAAACTGGAACGGGTAGGGGATCATATTACCAATATTGCCGAAGAAGTGATCTTTTACCTGGAGGCGAAGATATTGAAGCATGGGAAGAAAGATGAAGACTAGCTCGCTTGGGCTTTCGGGCTTCGAAGGACGCAGATTTTGGCGGGCCTGCGTCGCTCCGCTGATTTTTGGGGCCCCGGTTGCTTCGCACCCGCCCAAAAATCAAAGTCGCTCCTTCAGGCCCGCACAAAATCTGCTTCTATTCGAAAGCCTGTAGCCCGCGCTCACCATTTTCAATATTGGTTTGCCTTCGCTTTGCTCGGCAGTTGAGGAGTTGAATTGCCTTCGCTTCGCTCGGCAGTTGAGGAGTGTTTGCCTTCGCTTCGCTCGGCAGTTGAGGAGTTGAATTGCCTTCGCTTCGCTCGGCAGTTGATCAGTTGAGTGAGATTGCCTTTGCTTCGCGGTTGTTGAGTTGGTTGAATGCCTTCGCTTCGCTCGGCAGTTGATGAATTGAATCTTTCATTCATCTCCGGTTCATCATAACTAGGCTGACAGACACACACAGACGTAGTGGCACTGATTGGGGTTGGATGGCCTTTGCTTCGCCAGGCGGTTGGCGGGTGCTTGGTTTG is a window from the Anseongella ginsenosidimutans genome containing:
- the pstB gene encoding phosphate ABC transporter ATP-binding protein PstB, whose translation is MFKLEAKNLDLYYGSKQALKNISMGIKPNTVTAFIGPSGCGKSTLLRCFNRMNDLIDNVRIEGEVLIDGRDIYHSRINLDDHRKKIGMVFQKPNPFPKSIFENVAYGLRINGVKHKKFIVETVERSLRQAALWDEVKDNLNKSALALSGGQQQRLCIARALAVEPSVVLMDEPASALDPISTSKIEELVHALKSKYTIVIVTHNMQQAARISDKTAFFYIGELIEYDDTSKIFTNPSHEKTQNYVTGRFG
- the phoU gene encoding phosphate signaling complex protein PhoU, encoding MKHLEEDLQRLKSNMVDMSNLVISQIHKGITALINNDKAMAREVIFNEKRVNAYELRIDKDCENIITLQNPMAHDMRFVFATLKINSNMERIGDNAEGIAKYAMDVEKDLDNALIEKTRLLEMTDTVKLMIANAAEAYLNNNGNLGRAIFNQDMILDEINAQATGIIADYVKHNPDNIIQALYLLSIIRKLERVGDHITNIAEEVIFYLEAKILKHGKKDED